Proteins encoded by one window of Dreissena polymorpha isolate Duluth1 chromosome 11, UMN_Dpol_1.0, whole genome shotgun sequence:
- the LOC127850484 gene encoding uncharacterized protein LOC127850484 → MTSLLRRTKSASARLSKQYSEPDLQNTFNVRFDYSDTYLDNEELDHQLENQSDELNRERYRAGVEADELLKKTKKDADEKMQLKNKIKNRNMTESTDRVTKSANIKRKLSQPVCVRPKSTVAKERIEEESEDNPDGNDTLDEIAVGIKTTDNSDKPRAFHNLTMFLLALHRRKPRTAQNKSSDKKDYKIDRLIANETVTKSDAGNRPAIQNLTQTRPSVVLSRRPASYHVGDARGKTPPVDTDKAQYGIHVQKDFTRSRRTLGDISKLEQDAKYGFVNKFEERRKRLLAECRDTGALNDRIKYWMKDVDELKILSSPENSLERVLLRSKASQQMQRSS, encoded by the coding sequence ATGACCTCCTTATTACGAAGAACCAAATCGGCCAGTGCCCGACTTTCAAAACAATATTCGGAACCAGATCTTCAAAACACCTTTAACGTCCGGTTTGACTACAGCGACACCTACCTCGATAATGAAGAACTCGATCATCAATTGGAGAATCAATCAGACGAACTAAATCGCGAACGATACCGAGCGGGCGTTGAAGCAGACGAACTTTTGAAGAAAACGAAAAAGGACGCAGACGAGAAAATGCAGTTGAAAAATAAGATTAAGAACAGAAACATGACGGAATCTACCGACAGGGTCACGAAATCTGCAAACATTAAGCGGAAATTGTCGCAGCCCGTTTGCGTTCGACCAAAGTCGACTGTTGCAAAAGAACGTATTGAGGAAGAGTCAGAGGATAACCCGGATGGTAATGACACATTAGACGAAATAGCCGTTGGTATAAAAACAACAGACAACTCAGACAAGCCGAGAGCATTTCACAATTTGACAATGTTCCTCTTAGCCCTACACAGGAGAAAACCGCGGACAGCTCAAAACAAATCTAGCGATAAAAAAGATTACAAAATCGACAGACTTATTGCAAACGAAACTGTTACCAAAAGCGATGCCGGCAATAGACCAGCGATTCAAAATTTGACTCAAACAAGGCCATCAGTGGTGCTATCTAGGAGGCCGGCAAGTTACCACGTTGGCGATGCACGAGGCAAAACGCCGCCCGTTGACACAGATAAGGCTCAGTACGGAATTCACGTCCAGAAGGACTTCACGCGATCCCGGCGGACGCTGGGCGACATCAGCAAGCTGGAACAAGACGCCAAATACGGCTTCGTGAATAAATTCGAGGAGCGCCGGAAACGCCTTTTGGCCGAGTGTCGCGACACCGGTGCCCTTAATGACAGGATTAAGTACTGGATGAAGGATGTGGACGAATTGAAAATTCTCTCCAGTCCGGAAAATTCTCTCGAAAGGGTTCTCCTACGTTCAAAAGCATCGCAGCAAATGCAACGTTCGAGCTAG